From Hylaeus volcanicus isolate JK05 chromosome 2, UHH_iyHylVolc1.0_haploid, whole genome shotgun sequence, the proteins below share one genomic window:
- the LOC128872469 gene encoding UDP-N-acetylglucosamine--peptide N-acetylglucosaminyltransferase 110 kDa subunit isoform X1, producing the protein MSLRLIEKKKESVLKSTNGIIGSVVNGTDDIYNGTVEWPNGQNLLVVTQDTQGKELIAIADNQTINVAVDSYWLLELAHREYQAGDYENAERHCMQLWRQETNNTGVLLLLSSIHFQCRRLDKSAHYSSLAIKQNPLLAEAYSNLGNVFKERGQLQEALENYRHAVRLKPDFIDGYINLAAALVAAGDMEQAVQAYVTALQYNPDLYCVRSDLGNLLKALARLDEAKACYLKAIETRPDFAVAWSNLGCVFNAQGEIWLAIHHFEKAVALDPNFLDAYINLGNVLKEARIFDRAVAAYLRALNLSPNNAVVHGNLACVYYEQGLIDLAIDTYRRAIELQPNFPDAYCNLANALKEKGQVAEAEDCYNTALRLCPSHADSLNNLANIKREQGYIEEATRLYLKALEVFPEFAAAHSNLASVLQQQGKLNEALMHYKEAIRIQPTFADAYSNMGNTLKEMQDIQGALQCYTRAIQINPAFADAHSNLASIHKDSGNIPEAIQSYRTALKLKPDFPDAYCNLAHCLQIVCDWTDYEARMKKLVSIVAEQLDKNRLPSVHPHHSMLYPLSHEFRKAIAARHANLCIEKIHVLHKQPYKYPREVGARLRIGYVSSDFGNHPTSHLMQSIPGLHERQSVEIYCYALSSDDGTTFRAKIAREAEHFVDLSQIPCNGKAADRINSDGIHILVNMNGYTKGARNEIFALRPAPIQVMWLGYPGTSGASFMDYLITDEVTSPLELASQYSEKLAYMPHTYFIGDHKQMFPHLKERLILTDKLNMKGKVADNVAVINATDLSPMIENTLIKEIREVIVPDAKNKPVEISLKVAELPTTTPIETMIASGQCQMSVNGVVVQNGMATTQVNNKTATGEEVPQNIVITTRQQYGLPEDAVVYCNFNQLYKIDPLTLHMWAHILKHVPNSVLWLLRFPAVGEPNLQATAQQLGLSPGRILFSNVAAKEEHVRRGQLADVCLDTPLCNGHTTSMDVLWTGTPVVTLPGETLASRVAASQLNTLGCPELVARTRQEYQDIAVRLGTDREYLKAIRAKVWKARSESPLFSCKLYALGMEMLYRKMWERYARGEKPDHVAAVEKNEREKMAITAAS; encoded by the exons atgagTCTGAGACTGatcgagaagaaaaaggagTCCGTCCTGAAGAGCACCAACGGAATAATTGGAAGCGTGGTCAACGGCACGGACGACATTTATAATGGAACCGTCGAGTGGCCGAACGGGCAAAATCTCCTGGTTGTTACACAGGACACTCAGGGCAAGGAGCTTATCGCGATCGCAGACAATCAAACCATTAACGTCGCTGTCGACTCGTACT GGCTACTGGAACTGGCTCACAGGGAGTATCAAGCAGGAGACTATGAAAATGCGGAGCGACATTGTATGCAGCTCTGGCGACAGGAAACCAACAACACAGGGGTTCTTTTGTTGTTGTCttcgattcattttcaatGCAGGAGGCTAGATAA GTCTGCTCATTACAGTAGCTTAGCGATAAAGCAAAACCCCTTGCTGGCAGAAGCTTACAGCAACCTTGGAAATGTTTTCAAGGAGCGCGGTCAGCTACAGGAAGCTTTAGAAAATTACAGACACGCCGTCAGGTTGAAACCAGATTTCATCGATGGGTACATCAATCTGGCAGCTGCGTTAGTGGCTGCAGGAGATATGGAACAAGCAGTTCAAGCATACGTGACCGCTTTGCAATATAACCCT GATCTCTACTGCGTGAGAAGCGATCTTGGTAATCTTTTGAAAGCATTAGCAAGACTTGACGAAGCAAAG GCTTGCTATCTAAAGGCGATCGAAACGCGTCCGGACTTCGCCGTTGCCTGGAGCAATCTCGGCTGCGTGTTCAACGCCCAGGGAGAAATATGGCTGGCGATTCATCACTTTGAAAAGGCGGTGGCGCTGGATCCAAACTTTCTGGACGCGTACATCAACCTTGGCAACGTCCTCAAAGAGGCTAGGATATTCGATAG AGCTGTAGCTGCCTATCTGCGTGCTTTGAATCTCAGTCCCAACAATGCAGTCGTTCATGGAAATTTGGCGTGCGTCTATTATGAACAAGG GCTCATCGACCTGGCCATCGACACGTATCGTCGCGCCATTGAGCTGCAACCGAATTTCCCAGATGCTTATTGCAATTTGGCGAACGCGCTCAAGGAAAAGGGCCAAGTGGCGGAGGCCGAGGATTGCTACAATACCGCTCTTCGCCTCTGCCCATCGCACGCCGATTCCCTTAATAATCTG GCCAACATAAAAAGGGAACAAGGGTACATAGAAGAAGCAACACGACTATATTTGAAAGCGCTTGAAGTATTCCCCGAGTTCGCGGCAGCTCATAGCAATCTTGCTTCTGTATTGCAACAGCAAGGAAAACTAAACGAAGCTCTGATGCATTATAAAGAGGCTATTCGTATTCAGCCGACTTTCGCGGACGCTTACTCGAATATGGGTAATACCCTGAAAGAAATGCAAGACATACAAGGGGCTCTTCAATGTTACACGAGAGCTATTCAAATTAATCCCGCTTTTGCCGATGCTCATTCCAATTTAGCCTCGATCCACAAGGATTCCGGGAACATTCCCGAAGCGATTCAATCGTACAGAACCGCTCTGAAATTGAAGCCCGACTTTCCAGACGCGTATTGCAATTTGGCGCACTGCCTGCAGATTGTGTGCGACTGGACCGACTACGAAGCAAGAATGAAGAAACTGGTCTCGATCGTCGCGGAACAGCTCGACAAGAACAGATTACCGAGCGTGCATCCGCATCATTCCATGCTCTATCCGCTGTCTCACGAGTTCAGAAAAGCTATCGCAGCTAGACACGCGAATCTCTGCATCGAGAAGATTCACGTTTTGCACAAGCAACCGTACAAGTATCCACGCGAAGTCGGTGCCCGCTTGAGAATCGGTTACGTTTCGTCAGATTTTGGAAATCATCCCACCAGCCATCTCATGCAGTCGATTCCGGGACTTCACGAACGACAAAGCGTTGAAATTTACTGTTACGCTCTTAGCTCCGACGATGGGACGACCTTCCGGGCGAAAATCGCGAGAGAAGCCGAGCACTTCGTCGATCTATCGCAAATTCCGTGCAACGGGAAAGCCGCGGATCGTATTAATTCCGACGGGATACATATTTTAGTCAACATGAACGGCTACACGAAAGGCGCtagaaacgaaatatttgcTCTGCGACCGGCGCCGATTCAAGTCATGTGGCTTGGATATCCGGGAACATCGGGGGCGAGCTTCAtggattatttaattacagacGAAGTTACCTCGCCATTGGAACTTGCTAGTCAGTACAGCGAAAAGCTCGCTTACATGCCGCACACGTACTTCATAGGAGATCATAA ACAAATGTTCCCCCATCTAAAAGAACGCCTCATTTTAACGGACAAATTGAACATGAAGGGTAAAGTGGCCGACAACGTTGCCGTTATAAACGCGACTGATCTTTCTCCGATGATCGAGAACACATTGATCAAAGAAATCCGCGAGGTGATCGTACCCGATGCCAAAAACAAGCCGGTAGAGATCTCGTTGAAAGTCGCTGAACTGCCAACAACTACTCCTATCGAGACAATGATCGCTTCCGGACAATGCCAAATGTCCGTGAACGGTGTCGTAGTTCAAAACGGCATGGCCACCACGCAAGTGAACAACAAGACAGCTACAGGTGAAGAGGTACCTCAGAATATTGTGATCACAACGAGACAACAGTACGGTTTGCCAGAGGACGCGGTCGTTTACTGCAATTTCAATCAGTTGTATAAGATTGATCCGCTCACGCTTCATATGTGGGCACAC atTCTAAAACATGTGCCAAATTCGGTGTTGTGGTTGCTGCGATTTCCGGCGGTCGGAGAGCCAAATTTACAAGCAACGGCGCAACAGTTAGGTTTGTCGCCCGGTAGAATTTTGTTCAGCAACGTTGCCGCTAAAGAGGAACACGTCAGACGAGGACAACTAGCCGACGTGTGCCTAGATACACCACTTTGTAATGGTCATACTACTAGTATGGACGTTCTATGGACTGGAACTCCAGTGGTCACCCTGCCAGGGGAAACGTTAGCGTCTCGCGTTGCTGCTAGTCAATTGAATACTTTAGGATGCCCGGAGCTGGTTGCACGAACACGGCAAGAATACCAAGATATCGCTGTTCGTTTAGGCACCGATAGAGAATA CTTGAAAGCGATAAGAGCAAAGGTATGGAAGGCACGATCCGAGAGTCCTTTGTTCAGTTGCAAACTATACGCGTTGGGTATGGAAATGTTATACAGAAAGATGTGGGAGCGTTACGCGCGAGGTGAAAAGCCCGATCACGTGGCGGCCGTTGAGAAGAACGAAAGAGAGAAGATGGCGATAACAGCCGCGTCATAA
- the LOC128872476 gene encoding nucleoside diphosphate kinase, whose product MVLCTVLTLFRLVCKIIMAENKERTFIMIKPDGVQRGLVGKIIQRFEDKGFKLVAMKMVWPTEDLLKQHYSDLAARPFFPGLVKYMSSGPVVPMVWEGLNAVKTGRVMLGETNPKDSAPGTIRGDFCLQVGRNIIHGSDSVDSAKKEIKLWFTEDKKEVVDWASWAEKWIYE is encoded by the exons ATGGTTCTGTGTACCGTTCTGACTTTATTTCGTTTAgtttgcaaaataataatgGCAGAAAATAAGGAACGTACGTTCATCATGATTAAACCCGATGGTGTCCAGCGTGGACTCGTCGGGAAAATAATCCAACGTTTCGAGGATAAAGGTTTCAAGCTCGTAGCGATGAAGATGGTGTGG CCAACAGAGGATTTGCTGAAACAACATTATTCAGATTTGGCAGCCAGACCATTTTTCCCAGGCTTGGTTAAATACATGAGTTCGGGACCAGTTGTACCTAtg GTATGGGAAGGTTTGAATGCGGTAAAAACTGGCCGTGTAATGTTGGGAGAAACAAATCCAAAAGATTCTGCACCTGGAACAATTCGTGGTGATTTCTGTCTACAAGTTGGACGCAACATTATCCACGGATCCGATTCCGTTGACTCTGCCaagaaggaaattaaattatggtTCACAGAAGATAAGAAAGAAGTTGTCGATTGGGCATCTTGGGCAGAGAAGTGGATATACGAATAG
- the LOC128872469 gene encoding UDP-N-acetylglucosamine--peptide N-acetylglucosaminyltransferase 110 kDa subunit isoform X2, with protein MVAVIMQAQQQPQQQQQQQNHQQIAGTSVILKMNEIQQLSTVGLLELAHREYQAGDYENAERHCMQLWRQETNNTGVLLLLSSIHFQCRRLDKSAHYSSLAIKQNPLLAEAYSNLGNVFKERGQLQEALENYRHAVRLKPDFIDGYINLAAALVAAGDMEQAVQAYVTALQYNPDLYCVRSDLGNLLKALARLDEAKACYLKAIETRPDFAVAWSNLGCVFNAQGEIWLAIHHFEKAVALDPNFLDAYINLGNVLKEARIFDRAVAAYLRALNLSPNNAVVHGNLACVYYEQGLIDLAIDTYRRAIELQPNFPDAYCNLANALKEKGQVAEAEDCYNTALRLCPSHADSLNNLANIKREQGYIEEATRLYLKALEVFPEFAAAHSNLASVLQQQGKLNEALMHYKEAIRIQPTFADAYSNMGNTLKEMQDIQGALQCYTRAIQINPAFADAHSNLASIHKDSGNIPEAIQSYRTALKLKPDFPDAYCNLAHCLQIVCDWTDYEARMKKLVSIVAEQLDKNRLPSVHPHHSMLYPLSHEFRKAIAARHANLCIEKIHVLHKQPYKYPREVGARLRIGYVSSDFGNHPTSHLMQSIPGLHERQSVEIYCYALSSDDGTTFRAKIAREAEHFVDLSQIPCNGKAADRINSDGIHILVNMNGYTKGARNEIFALRPAPIQVMWLGYPGTSGASFMDYLITDEVTSPLELASQYSEKLAYMPHTYFIGDHKQMFPHLKERLILTDKLNMKGKVADNVAVINATDLSPMIENTLIKEIREVIVPDAKNKPVEISLKVAELPTTTPIETMIASGQCQMSVNGVVVQNGMATTQVNNKTATGEEVPQNIVITTRQQYGLPEDAVVYCNFNQLYKIDPLTLHMWAHILKHVPNSVLWLLRFPAVGEPNLQATAQQLGLSPGRILFSNVAAKEEHVRRGQLADVCLDTPLCNGHTTSMDVLWTGTPVVTLPGETLASRVAASQLNTLGCPELVARTRQEYQDIAVRLGTDREYLKAIRAKVWKARSESPLFSCKLYALGMEMLYRKMWERYARGEKPDHVAAVEKNEREKMAITAAS; from the exons ATGGTGGCCGTGATCATGCAAGCACAGCAGCAGccgcagcaacagcagcagcagcagaaCCATCAACAAATTGCGGGCACCAGTGTCATTCTCAAGATGAACGAGATACAACAGCTTTCGACAGTTG GGCTACTGGAACTGGCTCACAGGGAGTATCAAGCAGGAGACTATGAAAATGCGGAGCGACATTGTATGCAGCTCTGGCGACAGGAAACCAACAACACAGGGGTTCTTTTGTTGTTGTCttcgattcattttcaatGCAGGAGGCTAGATAA GTCTGCTCATTACAGTAGCTTAGCGATAAAGCAAAACCCCTTGCTGGCAGAAGCTTACAGCAACCTTGGAAATGTTTTCAAGGAGCGCGGTCAGCTACAGGAAGCTTTAGAAAATTACAGACACGCCGTCAGGTTGAAACCAGATTTCATCGATGGGTACATCAATCTGGCAGCTGCGTTAGTGGCTGCAGGAGATATGGAACAAGCAGTTCAAGCATACGTGACCGCTTTGCAATATAACCCT GATCTCTACTGCGTGAGAAGCGATCTTGGTAATCTTTTGAAAGCATTAGCAAGACTTGACGAAGCAAAG GCTTGCTATCTAAAGGCGATCGAAACGCGTCCGGACTTCGCCGTTGCCTGGAGCAATCTCGGCTGCGTGTTCAACGCCCAGGGAGAAATATGGCTGGCGATTCATCACTTTGAAAAGGCGGTGGCGCTGGATCCAAACTTTCTGGACGCGTACATCAACCTTGGCAACGTCCTCAAAGAGGCTAGGATATTCGATAG AGCTGTAGCTGCCTATCTGCGTGCTTTGAATCTCAGTCCCAACAATGCAGTCGTTCATGGAAATTTGGCGTGCGTCTATTATGAACAAGG GCTCATCGACCTGGCCATCGACACGTATCGTCGCGCCATTGAGCTGCAACCGAATTTCCCAGATGCTTATTGCAATTTGGCGAACGCGCTCAAGGAAAAGGGCCAAGTGGCGGAGGCCGAGGATTGCTACAATACCGCTCTTCGCCTCTGCCCATCGCACGCCGATTCCCTTAATAATCTG GCCAACATAAAAAGGGAACAAGGGTACATAGAAGAAGCAACACGACTATATTTGAAAGCGCTTGAAGTATTCCCCGAGTTCGCGGCAGCTCATAGCAATCTTGCTTCTGTATTGCAACAGCAAGGAAAACTAAACGAAGCTCTGATGCATTATAAAGAGGCTATTCGTATTCAGCCGACTTTCGCGGACGCTTACTCGAATATGGGTAATACCCTGAAAGAAATGCAAGACATACAAGGGGCTCTTCAATGTTACACGAGAGCTATTCAAATTAATCCCGCTTTTGCCGATGCTCATTCCAATTTAGCCTCGATCCACAAGGATTCCGGGAACATTCCCGAAGCGATTCAATCGTACAGAACCGCTCTGAAATTGAAGCCCGACTTTCCAGACGCGTATTGCAATTTGGCGCACTGCCTGCAGATTGTGTGCGACTGGACCGACTACGAAGCAAGAATGAAGAAACTGGTCTCGATCGTCGCGGAACAGCTCGACAAGAACAGATTACCGAGCGTGCATCCGCATCATTCCATGCTCTATCCGCTGTCTCACGAGTTCAGAAAAGCTATCGCAGCTAGACACGCGAATCTCTGCATCGAGAAGATTCACGTTTTGCACAAGCAACCGTACAAGTATCCACGCGAAGTCGGTGCCCGCTTGAGAATCGGTTACGTTTCGTCAGATTTTGGAAATCATCCCACCAGCCATCTCATGCAGTCGATTCCGGGACTTCACGAACGACAAAGCGTTGAAATTTACTGTTACGCTCTTAGCTCCGACGATGGGACGACCTTCCGGGCGAAAATCGCGAGAGAAGCCGAGCACTTCGTCGATCTATCGCAAATTCCGTGCAACGGGAAAGCCGCGGATCGTATTAATTCCGACGGGATACATATTTTAGTCAACATGAACGGCTACACGAAAGGCGCtagaaacgaaatatttgcTCTGCGACCGGCGCCGATTCAAGTCATGTGGCTTGGATATCCGGGAACATCGGGGGCGAGCTTCAtggattatttaattacagacGAAGTTACCTCGCCATTGGAACTTGCTAGTCAGTACAGCGAAAAGCTCGCTTACATGCCGCACACGTACTTCATAGGAGATCATAA ACAAATGTTCCCCCATCTAAAAGAACGCCTCATTTTAACGGACAAATTGAACATGAAGGGTAAAGTGGCCGACAACGTTGCCGTTATAAACGCGACTGATCTTTCTCCGATGATCGAGAACACATTGATCAAAGAAATCCGCGAGGTGATCGTACCCGATGCCAAAAACAAGCCGGTAGAGATCTCGTTGAAAGTCGCTGAACTGCCAACAACTACTCCTATCGAGACAATGATCGCTTCCGGACAATGCCAAATGTCCGTGAACGGTGTCGTAGTTCAAAACGGCATGGCCACCACGCAAGTGAACAACAAGACAGCTACAGGTGAAGAGGTACCTCAGAATATTGTGATCACAACGAGACAACAGTACGGTTTGCCAGAGGACGCGGTCGTTTACTGCAATTTCAATCAGTTGTATAAGATTGATCCGCTCACGCTTCATATGTGGGCACAC atTCTAAAACATGTGCCAAATTCGGTGTTGTGGTTGCTGCGATTTCCGGCGGTCGGAGAGCCAAATTTACAAGCAACGGCGCAACAGTTAGGTTTGTCGCCCGGTAGAATTTTGTTCAGCAACGTTGCCGCTAAAGAGGAACACGTCAGACGAGGACAACTAGCCGACGTGTGCCTAGATACACCACTTTGTAATGGTCATACTACTAGTATGGACGTTCTATGGACTGGAACTCCAGTGGTCACCCTGCCAGGGGAAACGTTAGCGTCTCGCGTTGCTGCTAGTCAATTGAATACTTTAGGATGCCCGGAGCTGGTTGCACGAACACGGCAAGAATACCAAGATATCGCTGTTCGTTTAGGCACCGATAGAGAATA CTTGAAAGCGATAAGAGCAAAGGTATGGAAGGCACGATCCGAGAGTCCTTTGTTCAGTTGCAAACTATACGCGTTGGGTATGGAAATGTTATACAGAAAGATGTGGGAGCGTTACGCGCGAGGTGAAAAGCCCGATCACGTGGCGGCCGTTGAGAAGAACGAAAGAGAGAAGATGGCGATAACAGCCGCGTCATAA
- the LOC128872477 gene encoding lipopolysaccharide-induced tumor necrosis factor-alpha factor homolog, protein MDKMPPQPGFMPPPPPYTDGQPPPPPQSVIIIGGTQFGNEPQRLTCPYCHANVLTTIETESNTKTHLIAIILCLIGCWCCAPCPYCIDSCMVRKHSCPSCKAFLGQSTN, encoded by the exons ATGGACAAAATGCCACCACAACCCGGTTTTATGCCACCGCCACCGCCCTATACAGATGGACagccaccaccaccaccgcaAA GTGTTATCATAATAGGAGGCACGCAATTTGGTAACGAGCCGCAACGCCTAACTTGTCCCTATTGTCATGCCAACGTTCTTACGACGATAGAAACCGAGTCAAACACAAAAACtcatttaattgcaattatctTATGTCTTATTGG ATGTTGGTGTTGCGCACCTTGTCCTTACTGCATCGACAGCTGTATGGTGAGGAAGCATTCGTGTCCATCTTGTAAAGCATTCTTAGGTCAATCGaccaattaa